Proteins found in one Triticum urartu cultivar G1812 chromosome 4, Tu2.1, whole genome shotgun sequence genomic segment:
- the LOC125554158 gene encoding gibberellin 2-beta-dioxygenase 6-like produces MLAFAEGTSCTTTDPPLADSYRALLCRGELEGVGAASAHAVESLAMLERDLPIIDLERLASRDSRESKACADAMARAASEWGFFQVVNHGVGRDLLEEMRREQAKLFRLPFRTKDKAGLLNGSYRWGNPTATSLGQLSWSESFHVPLPSISREDCDYGKLNSLRGVMQVVADAMSRVAYTVAGTLAENLGQEAGGGEPVFPAGCDGTTCFLRLNRYPACPFAADSFGMVPHTDSDFLTILCQDQVGGLQLIKDSHWVAVKPRANALIVNVGDLFQAWSNNSYKSVEHKVVANSKAERFSVAYFMCPLSDSPVGTYGEPSPYKPFTFGEYRRSVRDDVERTGKKIGLPNFLKRSTVHGLDDDIMDLSS; encoded by the exons ATGCTGGCCTTCGCCGAGGGCACGAGCTGCACGACCACCGATCCGCCTCTGGCGGACAGCTACCGCGCGCTGCTCTGCAGAGGCGAGCTCGAGGGCGTCGGCGCTGCGTCGGCGCATGCGGTGGAGAGCCTGGCCATGCTGGAGCGTGATCTGCCGATCATCGACTTGGAGCGCCTGGCGAGCCGCGACTCGAGGGAGAGCAAGGCGTGCGCGGACGCCATGGCGAGAGCGGCGTCAGAGTGGGGCTTCTTCCAGGTGGTCAACCACGGCGTGGGGCGGGACCTCCTGGAGGAGATGAGGCGGGAGCAGGCGAAGCTATTCCGCCTGCCGTTCCGTACCAAAGACAAAGCCGGGCTCCTCAACGGCTCGTACCGGTGGGGCAACCCGACGGCCACGTCGCTCGGGCAGCTCTCGTGGTCGGAGTCCTTCCACGTTCCGCTCCCCAGCATCTCCCGGGAAGACTGCGACTACGGAAAGCTCAACTCCTTGAG GGGAGTGATGCAGGTGGTGGCGGACGCGATGTCGCGAGTGGCGTACACGGTGGCCGGGACTCTTGCGGAGAACCTCGGGCAAGAGGCAGGGGGCGGCGAGCCGGTGTTCCCGGCAGGGTGCGACGGGACGACGTGCTTCCTGCGGCTGAACAGGTACCCGGCGTGCCCGTTCGCGGCGGACTCCTTCGGCATGGTGCCGCACACGGACAGCGACTTCCTCACCATCCTCTGCCAGGACCAGGTCGGGGGCCTACAGCTCATCAAGGACTCCCACTGGGTCGCCGTGAAGCCCCGCGCCAACGCGCTCATTGTCAACGTCGGCGATCTGTTTCAGGCGTGGAGCAACAACAGTTACAAGAGCGTGGAGCACAAGGTGGTGGCCAACTCCAAGGCGGAGCGCTTCTCCGTCGCCTACTTCATGTGCCCGTTGTCGGACTCGCCAGTCGGCACATACGGGGAGCCCTCGCCGTACAAGCCGTTTACCTTCGGGGAGTATAGAAGGAGTGTGCGGGATGATGTCGAGAGAACCGGGAAAAAGATTGGACTCCCCAACTTTCTCAAACGTTCTACCGTTCACGGCCTCGATGACGACATCATGGACCTCTCTTCTTAA